One stretch of Candidatus Zixiibacteriota bacterium DNA includes these proteins:
- a CDS encoding SH3 domain-containing protein produces the protein MVLPAEVVAVSAHEPSYDDPIFVRNGDQLETFARDNAWPGWIWCRHPDGRSGWVPETILQAISTGAFALEDYSARELRLKIGERVRLLKTESGWGWCRAASGEEGWVPLGALSSETT, from the coding sequence GTGGTACTTCCCGCCGAAGTTGTTGCTGTTTCTGCGCATGAGCCATCTTATGATGATCCCATCTTTGTCCGCAATGGCGACCAGCTGGAAACGTTTGCGAGAGATAATGCTTGGCCCGGCTGGATATGGTGTCGGCATCCTGACGGCCGGTCCGGGTGGGTGCCGGAAACTATTCTACAAGCCATTAGCACCGGGGCGTTCGCCCTCGAAGACTACTCGGCCAGAGAATTGCGCCTGAAGATTGGGGAGCGGGTAAGACTCCTGAAGACAGAAAGTGGATGGGGCTGGTGCCGTGCGGCATCGGGCGAAGAAGGCTGGGTGCCTTTGGGGGCATTAAGTTCCGAGACAACATAG
- a CDS encoding ABC transporter permease subunit has product MHQVMVLAKKEFRSYFDSPVAYVVITLFLLIAGYQFSTALFINNSPDLRSLFGIVRFILLFFIPALSMRLISEERRLGTIELLMTLPLKEWQLVIGKYLAAYLLVIVTLLLTIIHYITIASLGEPDLGATVAGYIGLILIVGVYLSIGIFTSSLSQNQIVAFISSFVIIFVLFLLDKIVFFFPGFLATLLEFLSIDYHFNNIARGVIDTRDLIYYFSLIGLFLFLTIQSLESRKWK; this is encoded by the coding sequence ATGCACCAGGTTATGGTATTGGCGAAAAAAGAATTTCGCTCTTATTTTGATTCGCCGGTCGCTTATGTGGTTATCACGCTTTTCCTGCTGATTGCCGGATACCAGTTCTCAACGGCCCTGTTTATAAATAATTCTCCCGACCTGCGCTCACTTTTTGGAATCGTACGATTTATCCTGCTCTTCTTTATTCCGGCACTCTCGATGAGGCTGATTTCCGAGGAGCGACGTCTGGGAACAATCGAGTTGCTGATGACTCTGCCCCTTAAAGAATGGCAGCTGGTCATAGGAAAATATCTTGCCGCTTATCTTCTGGTGATTGTTACCCTTCTGCTCACCATAATCCATTATATAACTATCGCCTCCCTGGGTGAGCCGGACCTGGGCGCCACTGTCGCAGGATATATCGGACTCATACTCATAGTGGGGGTTTATCTGTCAATCGGGATTTTCACATCAAGTCTGAGCCAGAACCAGATTGTCGCCTTTATATCATCTTTCGTTATCATCTTCGTCCTCTTCTTGCTGGACAAGATAGTCTTTTTCTTCCCTGGATTTCTGGCGACGCTTCTGGAGTTCTTATCGATTGATTATCACTTCAATAATATTGCGCGCGGTGTTATCGATACCCGCGATTTGATATATTACTTTTCGCTGATAGGATTATTTCTATTTCTCACGATTCAATCACTCGAAAGCAGGAAGTGGAAATAA
- a CDS encoding ATP-binding cassette domain-containing protein, translating into MISVRNLIKYYGSTLAVDNVSFEVEKGTVVGFLGPNGAGKSTTVRIITCYLSPSSGTALVDNYDVQTDSLEVRKKIGYLPENAPLYHDMNVIDYLEFMQNMRRGKSGANGAHIKTAAERCGLEDVLHKSIGELSKGYRQRVGLAQALVHDPEILILDEPTVGLDPNQIIEIRDLIRELGRDKTIILCSHILPEVEATCNRVLIINEGKIVADGAPSELQASFEGRGKIQLLIKNNFDSFLDKIERLDGVEKVISAGNTEGAHLRLTVETEKSRDLREEIFRLCVENQTVLLEMKREETSLEDVFRRLTGRED; encoded by the coding sequence ATGATTTCGGTACGGAATCTAATCAAGTATTACGGTTCTACCCTGGCTGTTGACAATGTCTCCTTTGAGGTTGAAAAAGGGACAGTTGTCGGATTTCTTGGTCCCAACGGCGCCGGGAAATCGACCACAGTCAGGATTATTACCTGCTATCTCTCTCCAAGTTCAGGGACTGCCCTGGTCGATAACTATGATGTTCAGACCGACTCGCTGGAGGTCCGCAAAAAGATTGGCTACCTTCCTGAGAATGCTCCGCTGTATCATGATATGAACGTCATTGATTATCTGGAATTTATGCAAAATATGCGGCGGGGAAAAAGCGGCGCCAACGGCGCCCATATAAAGACCGCGGCGGAGCGCTGCGGATTGGAGGATGTGCTGCACAAGAGCATCGGCGAACTATCCAAAGGGTACCGCCAGCGGGTCGGCTTGGCGCAGGCGCTGGTGCACGACCCGGAAATCCTTATTCTGGATGAACCAACTGTCGGTCTCGACCCAAACCAAATCATTGAAATCAGGGATCTCATTAGAGAACTGGGCCGGGATAAGACTATTATCCTTTGCTCTCATATCCTGCCTGAAGTAGAGGCAACTTGTAACCGGGTTCTCATAATCAATGAGGGCAAGATTGTAGCCGATGGGGCGCCGTCGGAGCTGCAGGCATCGTTCGAAGGGCGGGGGAAAATTCAGCTCCTTATCAAGAACAACTTCGATTCGTTTCTGGATAAGATTGAACGGCTCGACGGAGTGGAGAAGGTCATTTCCGCCGGTAACACTGAGGGCGCTCACCTCCGGCTGACGGTAGAAACTGAGAAGAGTCGCGACCTGAGGGAAGAGATTTTCCGTCTCTGTGTCGAGAACCAGACGGTGCTGCTGGAGATGAAAAGGGAAGAGACTTCGCTGGAAGATGTCTTCCGCCGGCTGACCGGAAGGGAGGATTAA